In Parasteatoda tepidariorum isolate YZ-2023 chromosome 2, CAS_Ptep_4.0, whole genome shotgun sequence, one DNA window encodes the following:
- the LOC107450423 gene encoding protein HIRA: protein MKLLKPNWISHDGHPIFSVDIHPDGSRFATGGQGMDTGRIVIWNMSPVVEEADEKDENVPKVLCQMDNHLACVNCVRWSGSGKYLASCGDDKVLMIWQIGRYGLGSTAFGSNGKMGNVEHWRCVSTLRGHSGDVLDLSWSPRDTWLASCSVDNTIVIWNTLKWQEIIAVLKGHSGLVKGVSWDPVGKYIASQSDDKTLRVWRTHDWQQEAVITEPFLECGGTTHVLRLSWSPDGRYLVSAHAMNNSGPTAQIIERDGWKANRDFVGHRKAITCVRFNPNILCTQISKDSEKVEHFCCCAIGSRDRSLSVWVTSMKRPLVVIHDLFSNSVLDISWSQNGKELIVCSWDGTVAYIGLSDEEIGKPATEEEKNHLHQSLYGKSLAMTNHAVSSALSVIENPEILKLQEEIKIKKEEEDSKEASMNCSSPKSYSNDNISKIDLQASNSQSSRPLPHIKGPTDKQIETRLADGRRRITPLFIPPPPDIGEVPQPFNSRAPPTFSSSSESKSKIIIEKRDESNSQSSSQNVVHKSENGLPLVNSFASATSSPAFTSIASTTTVTNTTVTSSATSIKTSVISSVANCVPNTSSVVSSTNQLPTSKEELSPKPDSTVVLDQTEEKQREVVSSTPVSKTKESSKGAIVDASPVNSSTSLKRKSEAPLPSRPEKKRPGRPPLSQSQSQAPKPVPEKVIVQEKVSTPEKSTHLTSAIHLPPLKADKTPNVLVYHDKASGEPVYLEIENNISVGSGAVIHRLKCLCGKTVKWEIALNSKGTSVAGSASICCVVCEDKTLSIFSQNGRRLYPPIVLTSFVTRLSCSDQYVMVITSKGYVSVWDCLKLSCLVQNESLYPIMQEDTSGDLSVRGTGLSDAGVPMVSLSNGKSYVFSTDMKSWLLVSSSNNMIQLCSEHQLRFSPQELSNGRILPLAALQGQNQSKAMHLARGIMSSDPNMRQLGTISHLDSQLAASLSLKSSKEYKFWLLSLVRYLVQEGLEARLRDVCDGLLGPVIKTAKNSDWKPNILELQKRDLLKEVLLIMGSNLRFQRLFIEYRDQLEGLKT, encoded by the exons atgaagttattgAAACCTAACTGGATCTCTCACGATG GTCATCCAATTTTTTCTGTAGATATACATCCAGATGGGTCACGGTTTGCTACAGGTGGACAag GTATGGACACTGGTCGAATTGTTATATGGAACATGTCTCCTGTGGTCGAAGAAGCAGATGAAAAAGATGAAAACGTTCCAAAGGTTTTGTGTCAAATGGATAATCATTTAg cttGTGTAAATTGTGTCCGGTGGTCTGGTAGTGGAAAATATTTAGCTTCTTGTGGCGATGACAAGGTTCTAATGATATGGCAAATCGGAAG ATATGGTCTTGGCTCTACAGCATTTGGAAGTAATGGGAAAATGGGAAACGTGGAACATTGGAGATGTGTTAGTACATTAAGGGGACACTCTGGag ATGTCCTTGATTTATCTTGGTCTCCCAGAGATACTTGGCTGGCATCTTGTAGTGTTGATAATACTATAGTCATATGGAACACATTAAAATGGCAAg aaATCATTGCTGTTCTCAAAGGTCACAGTGGTCTCGTTAAAGGCGTTTCTTGGGATCCTGTTGGAAAGTATATTGCATCTCAG TCTGATGACAAAACATTGAGGGTGTGGCGTACACACGATTGGCAGCAAGAAGCTGTCATTACTGAACCATTCCTTGAA tgTGGTGGGACTACCCATGTTTTGCGGTTGAGCTGGTCTCCCGATGGCCGCTATTTGGTTTCTGCCCATGCCATGAATAACTCTGGGCCTACAGCTCAGATTATTGAGAGAGATGGATGGAAAGCCAACCGGGACTTTGTAGGTCATAGGAAAGCTATAACTTGTgtt CGTTTTAATCCTAATATACTTTGCACTCAAATATCCAAAGACTCTGAGaag GTTGAACATTTCTGTTGCTGTGCTATTGGTAGCAGAGACCGTTCTCTTTCTGTTTGG gtTACATCAATGAAAAGGCCACTTGTAGTTATTCATGACTTATTTTCTAACTCTGTTCTTGATATATCATG gagCCAAAATGGAAAAGAATTAATTGTTTGCTCTTGGGATGGAACAGTTGCTTACATTGGCCTCAGTGACGAAGAAATTGGAAAACCAGCtactgaagaagaaaaa aatcaTTTACACCAGAGCTTATATGGCAAGAGTTTAGCTATGACAAACCATGCTGTATCATCAGCTTTAAGCGTTATTGAAAATCCAGAAATACTGAAGTTgcaagaagaaattaaaattaagaaagaggAAGAAGATTCCAAAGAAGCTTCTATGAATTGCAGTTCCCCAAAGTCCTATTCAAACGATAACATTAGTAAGATAGATTTACAAGCATCAAACTCGCAGAGTAGTAGACCATTACCTCATATAAAA GGTCCCACTGATAAACAAATAGAAACCAGATTAGCAGATGGACGAAGAAGAATAACACCACTTTTTATCCCACCACCTCCAGATATCGG tgaaGTTCCTCAACCCTTCAACAGTCGTGCTCCACCTACTTTCAGCTCATCATCGGAGAGTAAGAGTAAGATCATTATTGAAAAACGAGATGAATCTAACAGTCAGTCGTCTAGTCAAAATGTTGTGCACAAATCAGAAAATGGTTTACCTCTCGTTAATTCATTTGCATCAGCAACTTCATCACCAGCTTTCACATCTATTGCATCTACAACAACTGTGACAAATACTACTGTGACCTCAAGTGCCACATCTATTAAAACTTCTGTTATATCTAGTGTTGCAAATTGTGTGCCAAATACATCTAGCGTCGTGTCGAGCACGAACCAGCTTCCGACGTCAAAA gAAGAGTTGTCTCCAAAACCAGATTCTACAGTTGTGCTTGACCAAAc ggaAGAAAAACAGAGAGAAGTGGTGTCATCTACTCCAGTTTCTAAGACAAAAGAATCGTCTAAGGGCGCTATTGTAGACGCATCTCCTGTAAACTCATCTACTTCCTTGAAAAGGAAGTCAGAGGCTCCTTTACCGAGTCGACCAGAAAAGAAAAGGCCTGGTCGACCACCACTTTCTCAGTCACAGTCACAAGCTCCTAAGCCT GTGCCTGAAAAAGTTATAGttcaagaaaaagtttcaaCTCCCGAAAAGTCAACACATTTGACTTCTGCCATACACTTACCACCATTAAAGGCAGATAAAACCCCCAATGTGTTG GTTTATCATGATAAAGCAAGTGGAGAACCTGTTTATTTGGAAATTGAGAACAATATTTCAGTGGGATCTGGAGCAGTGATACATAGGCTGAAGTGTTTATGTGGGAAGACCGTAAAGTGGGAAATCGCCTTAAACAGCAAGGGAACATCTGTAGCAGGAAGCGC GTCAATCTGTTGTGTTGTATGTGAAGATAAAACATTGTCTATATTTTCTCAGAATGGCAGAAGACTTTATCCTCCAATTGTGTTAACATCATTTGTCACCAGGTTATCTTGTAGCGATCAATATGTTATGGTCATTACATCAAAAGGCTATGTCTCAGTTTG GGATTGCCTGAAACTGAGTTGCTTGGTACAGAATGAATCATTGTATCCCATTATGCAAG AAGATACATCTGGTGACCTGTCTGTTAGAGGTACTGGACTTAGTGATGCTGGTGTTCCTATGGTTAGCTTGTCAAATGGAAAATCATATGTATTCAGTACAGACATGAAATCTTG GTTACTTGTAAGTAGTTCAAATAACATGATTCAACTTTGTTCTGAACACCAGCTGAGGTTTTCTCCTCAAGAATTGTCTAATGGTCGAATATTACCCTTAGCTGCTCTTCAAGGACAGAATCAgag CAAAGCAATGCACCTGGCACGGGGCATTATGAGCAGTGATCCAAATATGAGGCAACTTGGAACAATCAGTCACTTAGACAGTCAACTAGCTGCTTCACTCAGTTTAAAGTCCAGCAAAGAGTACAAGTTCTGGTTGCTTTCTCTAGTCCGATATCTAGTACAAGAAG